The Impatiens glandulifera unplaced genomic scaffold, dImpGla2.1, whole genome shotgun sequence sequence ATGACAAGTTTTCTCATTGTGCTTTGAAATAAtacaacaccaaattttataataaaacaggTAAATTATTATACAACCTTGGGAAACATTCATAATCAGTGATCTGTCACAACACAACATCTCCAATGAGACTCCAAAAATGGTCTCTCACAGTTCAtcctgaagaagatgaagaagaacaaaTGAGAAATCTTTAcaaatttttcttttcataatgAGAGAAAAAGAGAGACTTACATGATAATCATCCATGTAATGATCAGGATCATACTGTAAAAGGAGTTATATCCAATTAGTTCTAGTAAAGTTAATGGAGGAAGATAAAATGATGcacatatattttgtttgtttaacattattttttgatcataattcaaattataaggTAATCTTTTGAATCATGATCTAGACAGTTATAAAACAAATGAAGACTGATTTGgatcatataaaatgataacAAAATAAGCTTAGAACAAATAAAATCTGTAGGAAGTACCCGTTTTGGCGgcctccttctcttcttttcaGCACTGTCTTTTCCTTTAGAGTTCTGCATTGCATGGAAGTGAAGAACACTCagaacataaaaattaaaaatgataatagaaacaAACCagaaaatatttgatgattttttatcAGTTAATAACCTCTTCATGAGCTAATCTGATCTTCTCTGCTTCCTCGAATGCATCCTTTTCAATCTGCAAGTATTGAAAGCCGTtgtaaataattcaaataataaaaattaagcgAGAAGCGTTTATGAAAATGTACCTCCTGGTTCTGGCCCCAAATATCTTCAACAACTTCTCTAGCGTATTGGGGGTCATcacaaatcaaaatattatcaaacacTGAACCAGCCTTAACCTGCAATAGCACAAAGAGACACAACCTTTTCATTTTTGTCCAAACTAGTTAAATTCTCGAGGACCGACAACAGTTGAGGTTTGAAAAGTCATTATCAGAAACCGGAAATTCTGTAATTCAGATAAAGGTAGATTGATTATGTAATGAACGATGAAACTTACCTGCCAAACTTCAATGCCAACATACTTTATCGGCTTCAATATATAAAGATCAGGGTCGTCTTCAAACTCTGCAGATTAGAGGAAAATAGGTTGGCTGTTTTGGATAAGATAAAGGACTATATATGTATGCAGTTTTTCGTCT is a genomic window containing:
- the LOC124918414 gene encoding calreticulin-3-like, with protein sequence FEDDPDLYILKPIKYVGIEVWQVKAGSVFDNILICDDPQYAREVVEDIWGQNQEIEKDAFEEAEKIRLAHEENSKGKDSAEKKRRRPPKRYDPDHYMDDYHDEL